The window CTGACAGATAGTGATCACTCATAGCAGTGCCATGCTGGTAAGGAGAGAGCAGCCTCTCCACAGCCATCTCTGCTTAACCCGCTGGTCCCTAAGCCTCCTCAGCCGCACCCCGCTGCGCTTCCACTCCCCCCACCCCCGAGGGGGCCACCACGGCACCGAACGCCCCTCGCCCCCTCAGCCCGCGCGGGTTGGGTACCGGCCCTAACGGCCGCCcagcgggcggggcgggggcggcgccAGGCGGTGCCGGCCGCTGCCAGGCGCGGAGCGGCCCCGCAGAGCggcggctggggctggggctcggGCGCTGCCCTCGACATGGCGGCGGGCGGCAgcagcggcggggcgggggagCAGCGTCCGTACGAGCTGGTGGTGTTCGGCGCCAGCGGCTTCACCGGGCAGTtcgtggtggaggaggtggcgcGGGCGGCCAGCAGCGGGGAGCTGCGCGGCGCCCTGCGCTGGGCCGTGGCCGGGCGGAGCCGCACCaagctgcaggaggtgctggagcaggcgGCCGAGAGGCTGGGTACGCGCCGCGGCTtggggccgggggctgggggcgggcggcggcggctcctccgCTGGGAGCAGCcgaggggctcggggggggtcccggggccgCGGTGCCGGCGGTGACGGCCTCTCCGGTGCGCAGGGAAGGCGGCGCTGGGGCCGGAGGTCGGCGTGCTGCTGTGCGATGTGGGCGACCCGGGCTCGCTGGCCGCCATGGCGAGGCAGACGCGGCTGGTGCTCAACTGCGTGGGCCCGGTGAGTGCTCCCCCGCCGCGTCTCCTCgcccctttttttaaaaaggtttggAAGAGAAACCCCGCGGAGCTCTGTGCCGAGGCCCTGGCCGACGATGGTTCGGGCTCGTTGAGAGCAGATCAAAGTACGCGAGCTGGAAGTTAGATAATGGCAGGGCCTGCGGAGTTAGTTAAGCAGAGAATATGCAGGTAGTGCAAATGCAAAAAGCATACATTGAGATAAGAAGATATTAAACCAGCTTTGGCGATCTTATCTCTGGAGAGAGGTACGGTGGAGTGGTTTGTGCAGCAATCTCCTTTATCAGTGATGAAGTTTGCTCTGCTGCGCCGGCCCTAACCTCCCCCCAGAAGGCAAGACTATTGCATTTGCCCCACTTCGAAAAATCAATAGCTATTAAGCGCTTCCTTATCTGGTAGATACACAGTAGATGAAGCAGGTTGGGTGAGTTGTGTGGGGGGGTTATTTTGTTACGTGTGCTGTTTGTTTCCTTCTACAGTATAGATTTTTTGGAGAGCCCGTCGTGAAAGCTTGTGTTGAAAACGGTGCGAGCTGCATTGACATCAGTGGAGAGCCCCAGGTACGTGACATCTGAAAAATGCTACCTTACCTTAAGGCTCTCTTAAAGTATTTGGTTAGGAAGTTTTATGTTTCTGCTAGCGTTTTTGAACGTGCAGACAAGTTCTGCCTCCTGATGTGCAGTTTGAAGATGCATTAACTTTAGGATGTGTCAACGTGTAGTATTTGTATAGTTTTCTCACTCTTAGACAAGAGccccccaggttctttctggaaatccaacatttttaaattctctttatGTCTCAGTTGTGATTCCAGGTAGGAATTTTGGATagatcactttttcttttttttttttttttttccccaactgctGTGACATTTTCATACCATAAAAGACAAATGATGCACATCTGTCTTAAAgatgtatataaataatttatataataaatataatgtatataatgaTATAAATATAACTAATTTGAAGTATGTAGGCTGCTGTGATTTGAGAATAAAGCACTGATGGTCAATACTGGATATTGTCAAATATGGTATCTGCCTAAAATATCTGTTCTGATTGTGTTTTAGTTTCTGGAAGGAATGTACctgaaatacaatgaaaaagcCGCTGAGAAGGGAGTGTATGTCATTGGAAGCTGTGGCTTTGACTCTATACCAGCTGATATGGGAGTACTGTACACCAGAGACAAGTTGAAAGGTGACTTTCTTAACATGACTTTATGCTGAAAAAGACACACAGATTATGCTTTTCATCTGGTTTCCTAAAACAAATGCTTGTGGCAAGCTTTCTTCAATTTGTCTTTTTGTCTGCCTTTACCAGCTAACTAATTTCAACCAAATCTGGTAGACagatgcaaaagaaaatctaaatcacGTTCCATTAGATTCAAGCAAATTGGTGTTCAGATAGAGGTGAGATTCAAGGTGATGCTGCTCACTGAGAGGTTTGTTTGTTGCAAGTGGACTGCTCAGCCAGTGTGTGGGCATCCGTGGGCAAGCTGCAGCATACTTCTCTTGTGCAGTGAGAGTATTGTACGGAAGAGACAGTGGGGACAGGATGGCTGTAGGGAAGGGACTGCAAATCAGTGGATGATCAGGTTTCATAGGTTTTGTTTCTCCACCTCCAGTACTGAGCAGCTGTTGTACAGACAGTAGTGTCTTACAGTGCCTTTTATGTCAAGAGCAGCTGGGCAGTAACTCAgagaatatataaatataaataaatatataaatatttgagaaaagATGTAAAATGATTTAATTCTCTGCAAGGAGTTCTTGATCCTAATCCCACACGAGGGTACTTTGTTCATCAATTCTGACTTTGTAACTGGAAGGGCCAGTAAGAGAATCCAAATGTTTTGCCTCTAATATTCTATTAAAATTGCTATTACATGCTTGATATTGGAACATGTCATCAACTTTCAGTTTAATAAAACTAAATCTATAAAAGGATCTGattagagagagagaaggagaggcaTGAAAATGAGTATCTGGTTGTTCATAAGCTTATAATTTGATGTCAGATACTTGTTTTGAATAAAGATGTCTTTTATCTCTTCCTATTTTGACTTTCTGGTATTATCACCTGTCTATCCAGTTGCTCATTATGTTTAAATCTGCCCTTACAGGAACAGTTTATAAGCTCAGAAGGAACTgagcaaagtaaaacaaagcGGAATTtggagttgttttcttttgctgttcaCCACAACTAAGCAAACTTTGTTTTAGAATATGTTGAgtgtttctgctctttttttttaatttatttttttttttttgtaataagaGCTACCAAGCTCTCTTAATTCATCTATGTTTCACAGCCGATGTTGTCCTTTATCTCAAAACTTTAGGGAAATCTAAATATGgcttttaatattctttttctcttttgatttattatttacatGATCTTATTAACTAGATAGAACAACTGTAGCATTTAATGACTCAAGATAAGTTTAATGACCGTTACTGAAGTACTTTGTGTATGAAATTATTACTTGCTAACAAAAAAAGCTCCAGATCTTAATCTTAgtttactttgagataaagatGTGTCTCTGTCCTGTCCGCTAGCGATGTCAGTAATCTGCCATTTGAGGCTGCCAGAGTGTCCTCTGGCTATGTGAACTAACCTGAGTATATATCCCAAGTAATTaatgttttctcctcttttcaaGGTACCTTAACTGCTGTCGAAAGTTTCCTGAATGTGAAATCTGGACCTGAGGTTAGTTGCTTTATACCATCATGGGAACTTGTGATGACATCAGCGTAGCCAGTTTGAGTAACTGTTGTTACGTTAATGCGGAACAAGCTGTGCCAGTTCCTTCACAATGAGTCTGTATTCTTTAGAAgctaatatatattatataatataatattttattctttagaaGCTAATTAAAAAGTACGCTAAGGATACTTACCCTTTTGTAAGGTTTGCTTGCATGGGCTGACAGAAAATTTGTTGTATTAAGCAGTTTCAAGAAATATTTAGGTTTTGCAGTTGATTTGCACAGAGATGTGGTAAGCACTCGTACACAAACTGTAGTGGATATGTAAGCGTGTTGCCAGTAATCCTAATATTTTGGCTATATTTTTGTTGCTATTCATTGGGGTTGTTTTGAGATACTTGATAGTGCATGTAATCAAAATACCTTTGTGTAATAATTTTGTAATGTAATAATTCCGAAGTCATcgttaaaataatatttaaagccTTAACTGCATTAATTATTGTTTCATGGTATTTTACCAGGGTGCTTGTATACATGATGGGACTTGGAAGTCTGCTGTTTATGGCCTCGCAGATCAAGACAACCTGAAGAAGCTTCGAAAAAAGATAGGATATGCCCCTGTTCCTGTAGTTGGTGCAAAACTTAAGAGAAGGTATAAAAAGCTTAAAATGTGAAACAAGCTGTTTTCTAACAGttccaggatttatttttatagaatgTTAGCATATTattaaatgctaaaaatatgcatttaagacttcaggaaaatctacacatacacacacttgTCTGGTAAAATTGAAGATATGTTCAtacttcactgaaaaataacGTTAGCATTTACCATGTCTCTCAGTTAGTGTGTTCTAAAAGACTTAGTGGCACGGCaaacttttatttcagaagtgatGAATGtagaatggaaaaaacaaatattagaATATTATTTTGATTATCATATTTATCCTGACCATAGTTCATGGAATTTCAAGTTGAGCCAAGGATAAATTTGAATCATTGAATTAGTTTCAGTGAAAAGAGATAATGTCATAAAAATGCTTGAAAGAAAGACAGTATTGATAGCACTGCTATGATCGATTTCTTTGTTTGCATGAAGTTTtgaatgtggttttttttgtgaatgttttttccatttgcagagGATTTGTATTCTACAGTCAGGAATTCAAACAGTATGCTATTCCATTTATGGGATCTGATGTTTCTGTCGTGAAACGGTCTCAGCGCTATTTGCACACACAGCTGCAGGAAACACCAGTAAGTCACTGCTACTAGTGTAGtatgtctttattttaatttgcagcAAATCCCTCCTATATGTAATAATAGTTCTTTATGTAGTTCTATGTTCCAGGGTTTCTGCagttatataaataataatgagcTTTTGCTTGTGTAAAGAAAGAGGCTTGTTCTCTTGATTATCTTTTGGAAGCTGCTTGACCTTATGTGGTCCAGGTTCTTCTGCATGCCCAGACCTGTTTCATACTGTGTGATATCCTGCCTGATGagcttgctttctgctgctAGAAAGAATAGTTCTGAGAGTCTTTTGTAGGGTTTTTATGCTGTCTGATTTCTGGGTATGTGTTTGTAAGAAATTTTTGAGTTTGGCTTTGGGTTACAGAAGTGTTTGAAAAGTGGGCTTCATGCTTTTAGGAAACTGTAAAGGTGTTTAGTTTTGTACCTGTGCAGAGGCTTTTTTGTTACATCGACAAAGATTTTAAAGGCATCATAAATGTAGTCTATGTAACAATAGACAGGTTGGTATCATGTACTAAACTTTTGTCATAGATAAATTATATGCTGCTCATTTTTATTAGGAAACTTCTTTTATGCTTCAGTCTTTGGGGTACAGAGCGAAGGCAACATGAAGTGTGTTGGTGGTGAGAAGGATATATAGTTCTTGTTTTCCATGGTTCCCTGAGACGAGACCAGCACTAACAGTTCATATAACAGCTGTGCAGAATCGCTGGCATCAGTTAGGGTTGAAGGAGACAGTGCTCTAAAAATATACTTGGAACTATTAATGAgaaggttttgttgttgctattcCGGAATTGTAATGCAAGGCCTTGGTTTCTCTTAAATTAAAACACAGCAAGAAGGAAAGGATTATCTTGGGAAAGAAGCCTGAAATCAAATACCAGAAAACAACTTTTAAGTTTTCCACTGTTGTTTACCATACTCTTTCCATCTCCATTCTGTAGTTACATTGCTTTCTCATAATGAATTATAAAGTCAAGTGTTATTCAAGGAGTTGTTTAGAACTCAGCTGTTTAAAGTCTACTGCGAATAGCTCTATGTTGTATTAAAAACTTGCatcctgcatttttaaaaatgaatctaCGAGAAAACCTTGATGTAAATTCTACcactgaaaatatgtttttgtcttAGGTACAGTATGGTGCTTATGTGAATATAGGTGGTCTTAGCTCTGTTGTGAAGCTGATGATTGCgggcattttatttcttcttcttgtgaAATTTAGCTTTGGAAGAAAACTTCTGACAAAAGTAAGTgttcaaaacacaaaagaatTAAGTGCTTGGAGGCTTTTTTACTTTACGTTAATGTgagttgtttgtgttgttttccttttccctctcattATATAGTATCCGGAATTTTTCTCTGCTGGACGTTTCACAAAGAAAGGACCAACCCAGAAACAGGTAACTGACTGCTTTCCATTCTAGTTATTGAAGAAGTTTGTTGGGGTAATGGTAGAATAGTAAGCTGTGGTCTACCACTTAGTCtccaagaaataaataatttttaaatgcacaCTGCGTATACCTGTGAATATTTAAGTAATGAtgccttctgttattaagtcaTTAAAAGTATGTGGAACTGATACAAGAAAAAGTGGATCATAGTTCTAGGTGTGATGTATTCACATGAATGGCTCACAACATAGATGTCAAGAGTGATGATAGATCAAGTAGCAAAAACTCAAGCCCAAACGCAATGAAAGAGTAATTGGACTTTAGGGCTGTAACTAACTGTTCCAGTAAAGTTAAATGATTATGTAACTGGGATTGTACCTTTTTAGCAATGACTCAGAATTACTGCTTTCATGTTTAGATGTATCACAGCATTTGGCGTAACACTTGCATTTACTACTTCTGTTTGTTTAAAGAAGTGAGTTACTGTTTTGGTGACCACGCTTCATGTCTTGTACACTACAGATGGATGAAACCTCCTTCACAATGACCTTTTTTGGCGAGGGTTACAGTGAGGGGCAGAATCCAGCGAACGGCAAACCAAATGTAAAGATTTGCACTCAAGTGAAAGGACCGGGTACGTATGTTAGCAGCTAACTGCATCACATTTCCTACCCTGATACACGGTTATGGTTCCACTACCATCTACTAAACCCGCAGCCTTTACAGACTATTATCTTACGTACCAGCATGCATTGTAACCTGCTTTTTGAACAGTTTTGGAGACAGCAAGAATGTACATTCAGAAGGGAGTTAATGAACTGTTGCTACTTTAAATAACAATATATGTAGCCAGATACTGACAGCATCACATCAAAAAGTCTTTTAAGCACAGATAAGCAAAGCTCTTGCTATAGTGAAGAGCTTGTTGTCACTTAGCGGTGATAACTCACAGTTGTTGTGTGGTTATAGGCTTATATTTGAGGCAGATCTCTGTTCACCTTAGTTCTTAAGGACTTTTATCTATTTAGGATGATaactgcttcaaaaaaaaaaaagtggagataGCTTTTTGTTTGATTATTCTTCAGTATGAcgtaaaaaagattaaaattagAAATGGGAATTTTGTGTTTCAACACCCTGTATGTTTGGTTTTCATCAGAACCAGGCTATGTTGCAACTCCAATTGCAATGGTTCAAGCAGCCTTAGCTCTTCTGGAAGATACAGCTTACCTGCCTAAACAGTGAGTATTTTCCTATGCAGAACATATTGATTTCCATTACAGCTATTGTATGCAtgtttctctttgaaaatacagattCTCTATAACCCTGTCGATTGCACTCTTACCTCACTCAAATGGCAGTGCTATTAAACATGATCCTGGTTATGCAAGGGAGATAGTTTATCATGGTAAAGTCACTTACTCTTCATCTGCCTTTCAACTTGAAAGGATGTAATTACAGGTTTTAGTTATGTTTTTGCAGTATCCACTGCACCAGTATCTATATTTTCAGCTATGGAAAATTTCCATTGAGTTTGCTACACGCAGAAATGAGCCTCTAAATGTAACCAGCTTGCTCACATGCTCCATCTGGCACAAagtggctttttctttcctagccAGGGAAACATATTTTTGACTTCAGATAAAGACAGTATTTGGTCACTGTACCactaatgtttttctctttcaattcTTGTTAACAGAGGTGGTGTGTATTCTCCAGGAGCTGCTTTCTCTAAAACAAAGCTGATTGAGCGCCTCAACAGTCGTGGTGTTGAGTTCTCTGTCATTAGCCAGCCTGAAGTCTGACATCAAGACATAACTGTATGAACTAACATCTTACCTGTGTCTAATTCCAATAAAGTTCATTTGGCTGTAGAAGCCTGAGCATAAAAAAGTTTCATTGTGCTGTTGtttacagcagaaaaaataagcTAAAAAGTATAATAACATATGctatagtgaaaaaaaaacacacaggataCTGATTTTAATTCATGAATGTATTAAATCAGTAATTTATTGGGTACTAGTTCTAGAACATTGTTTAATCTCTTTCACCTTAAGTAGGAGAACAGCAGCCTAAATTTTAAGTTACTACATAATTCAATCTGCAATTAACCACAACCTTCTCACCGCAACTATTTGAAGCAGGCAGGCCCTGGATACCAAGTGCCTTAGCAGACAAAACCACTAGTTATTCCTCATGCCTGTTTGGGATAGGCATGGTTACCTTTTGgtgttcttatttttaaaggcttaGTACCCATAGTCAAATCCgagtagtcttttttttcttaaggtttAAGGAGTAGTTTTGTCCTTTTGGTGGGTTATTATGAAGATCAGTTGACTGTACTTAAGTAGACACATAGTGTTGACTTTCAGTCTTACCAGCTTGCCTGTAGCGAGGCATactaaaaaagagaaaacccaTGTTGTAATATAGAGCTAGCTGAAGACCAGTTGCCATTTCATCCTTTCAACTGAGAACAAGTCATTCTAGTATAATACGTGCAGTACACAAAGCAGTGTCAAAAACAATGCATTTACAAAGTGACTATGTAGCAGCCTTGTCAGTATAGTAACTGTAGGAAGTTAAACTACTTCTAAACTGTTGAAACAAATGCCGTATTTGTTTGTAAATATTAAGTTACCTTTCAGGTGTCTCTGTGGTTGAATGATAATATATCtagcaaacaatttttttttctaatacatcTGCATTTAGTAATataacagctttttttcccactgttaCAGCTTGCTGAGATCAGAGCATTGCTACAGATGAACATAGTATTTCTGAAAAACTTCATTTCTTGTCTTAGTGTGAAACAGATTTGTAATGAGTGATTTTTAGAGGCTGATATCATAAACAAAGCTGAGGGAATGGGTATAACATTAGCTTTAAACTATGGTGTATATAAAATGCTTGTGATAGAACTTACAGACAAACTGAAAACTCACTTTGCACTTCGATGCCTTCCTTGGAGGGAATCCTCAAGATTTGCTATGTGCTGTGTATTCCCGCTTCTTCTTAACTATAAGAGCAACATCACTTTTCAGCTTGTAAATGGTTGACTCAAGTTGTTTTCCAAAATCACTTATCATCTGTGATTGTCTCTCTGTAAAAAGACGCAGTACCTGCAAATTATCTTCCTGctaaaacataataaaataaatgagttgGGCTGAACAACCATGtcattttttttacttaaacaGCAAAGAATACCTGAAGGTCTCACGGGTTTAACTACAGCAGTAACTGAATAAAAGGGGAGGCTAGAATAAACCACAGCCTCAAAAACTAAAATTAGTGTCAtaattttatgttcttttgCCAAGGAGAATAACATGCATCACAACAGGAAGGATGTGCTTGggaaggcagctctgctcttcctccaGGCCAGATGAATTGCACCAACATCTGAGGGCGTAAGACTGGGCACAAACCACAGCTTACTTCACAGCTACCTTTAACTAAGTGGCAATGAATTTTTCATGTATGCACAAAAGAGATCTTGTGATTTTACAGCATCTTTTGTCCTTGAGATAACCACCAATCATCCTGCTACGGGATAACCAGAAATTAAGCAGCGGGTTTTAGAAATGTATAGCCTGTAAGCATCTCATACCTTTGTTGATAGACAGTTTAGTTCTTCAATTTCAGGAAACAAATACCAAGATCAGGAGAACTACACTTGCTTTATAATTAATGTCTCTTATTCTGAGAATTAAAACTTGGATCTGCATCCCCACAACGGTTATACTAAAAATGCATTATGGTTCTGTAGGCTAAGGATTAGGCCAGCGTAAGAGGAAACAGTAAACAGCTACCAACTTCCATCTGCACAGGAAACATAATCAACAGTTCTTTAATACAGTTGGGCCTGAAGTATTTGTTGGGCTACTCTTAACTCGGATGCTAGAACTGCTGCACTTACAATATTAAATACGGGGCCGTGTTAGAGTTTGTTTTGTTCCCTGCTCCCAACCATACAAAGAGCAGCCTTTTCTTCAGCTGAGATAGTGGAAAGGAATTACATTAGGTTATTGATGCTTTTCTCCCTGACCTAGGCAGTAACAGTTCACAACAGCCTTACAGCCTAGAAGGTCTTTATAAATGCTTCCTAAAGAAACAAATGTCCAAGCCTGCTTTTACATATGCAGATTTACAGTACTGAATACAGGCTGTTTCAAATGTCTGCTAGAGGCTGGGGACAGCACTCCAACTATGAGCTGCATTTTAGGCCAAATACATAAGAAGCCAAAACGAACTGATGTTTATATGTTTCTAACTTTTTCCCTGCAGAAAAACCGTAAAcactgaaaacaggaaaatgataAACCAGTTGAGGAGACTTGCTTACCCTGTATAACTTAAGGTTACACAGAGTCAGAAAAAATCAAAAGTGTTCAGTGTTGCTGGCAAGAAATTGGGCTATTGAGCAGTAACAGGAAGAGCTAGAGCCCTCATGAAAAGGTCGCACCATGAAAGCCTACATATGCCATCAAGTCTCCTTGCCAGCTTCAGTAAAAAATGGCTACGTTGCCAAGCAATCTAGAAGACTTCCTGAATACCAAGCCAACCACGTCTAAAAGCCCATTTGCATCACACTCCTGACAAATCTGACTTGTGTTCTAGAGGGTAGTTTTGTGCTGAAGAGTTACTGATTACTTAAAGTTGTCAGAGCCTGAAGTACAACTTcttatgtaaattaaaaaaaaaaaaaaaagacaaaaagagacATCCTGAAGAAACCGTATAAAGAAGATGATGACAAGCTAACTCCCATGAAGCACGATGTAGACATCCAGCCAAATACCTAACAACAGGCCTGGTTAAAGTATGGCTTCCCTGATAAGCAGGCACTTCTGTAGCAACATGCCCACCTGAGTGAGGCTGCTGAACTCTAGTGTTCAAACTTGCATGTCTGACTGCACACAGTCTGCAGATCTTGGCAGTACCTCTGGTCCCATGTGAAACACTTGGAAAACTCCATGATAAGAAACCAACTGTAGCCCAGCCATACCCATCCTGTGATTCCATGAATCTCCAGTTCTGAAACCTCCAGTTTCAGATTCCTAAAGCTAGGACAAAATTCCTTAGAAAAGTGGCCTCTGATGCTTAAACTTGCAAAAACTTCGTAAAAAATTGTAAAAACTTTACCTACCGGTGGCCTGGACTGCTTCAGCTGGAGGAATTGCTGTCTGACCACATTCATGTTTTGATAGAAGATCTTAAGGGCCTTAGCAAATTCTGCATCGCAGCTGGTCCGATGGCTGCACATCTCTTCAGTTTCTCCCAAAGGCTGTTTCATCACCTTAATTGCCTTGGTAGGTGACTCAGCTTTCTTCTCTAAAATgcaagagacttttttttttattaataaactaaataaaaataaaaatatatctatctatcttgAATTTATTGTCATTGGAAATGGCAGGCTAATTCCCTTTGTCAGAGGAGAAAAAGTCAGGGGGATATAAATTAACTTTCTGCAGAGCCTATGTCCTAGGGCAGTACTGGTAAGGGAGAACTGTAGCAAAAGCATGAGATACTGAGAAGTTTGTGATGAGCACTGACTTTCGTGGTGTCCTGTGTCCCATTTCTTTAGTTTGTCTTTAAGAAggacattttcttctcttaaagCTCTGTTGACCTCTCTCAGCAGCTCTGTCTCTTGTTCCATCTGCAGCAGCTTCCGGTACAGTTCAGGCACCTCGTTACCTGCATCCTGTATTTGTTACAAAACTGCAGTTCAGATAATTATCACCGAATCCTTACTGATTCCCATCTATGAAAAACACCACTTCTAAGCAGATAAATGGATATTCCCAATGGGGAAATGGAACCGTTACATTCTTCATGTTAttgaattttgaaaacaaacttttctATGGCTTCAgatggatattttttctttccttacagTTTTATTAGTCCTTTAAACAaacattcatttattatttcccCAGCTGCCAAGCCAATGTTCGCCGGCCTGTTGTCATGGTATTTCATCAGCAAAAGTGGTAAGAGCATTTCTGCAAGTATCAGGGGCAGTGCTTTAGCTTTACTATCTCTTTCCGTATGTGTGTATATGCGTGCATACACAGAGCTGtacatgtatttatacacatacagaaatatatacatatatatatataaaacaattgTACTGAAATGTGTGTAAGCACACATGCACCTGTAGAAATCACTTAACTGCTTTCATGTCTTTTACAATCTTTTACTCTCTAATGTAATTAAATAAGCTGCCAAGGTCAAGAAACATTTACAATGGAAGCAC is drawn from Anas platyrhynchos isolate ZD024472 breed Pekin duck chromosome 3, IASCAAS_PekinDuck_T2T, whole genome shotgun sequence and contains these coding sequences:
- the SCCPDH gene encoding saccharopine dehydrogenase-like oxidoreductase — its product is MAAGGSSGGAGEQRPYELVVFGASGFTGQFVVEEVARAASSGELRGALRWAVAGRSRTKLQEVLEQAAERLGKAALGPEVGVLLCDVGDPGSLAAMARQTRLVLNCVGPYRFFGEPVVKACVENGASCIDISGEPQFLEGMYLKYNEKAAEKGVYVIGSCGFDSIPADMGVLYTRDKLKGTLTAVESFLNVKSGPEGACIHDGTWKSAVYGLADQDNLKKLRKKIGYAPVPVVGAKLKRRGFVFYSQEFKQYAIPFMGSDVSVVKRSQRYLHTQLQETPVQYGAYVNIGGLSSVVKLMIAGILFLLLVKFSFGRKLLTKYPEFFSAGRFTKKGPTQKQMDETSFTMTFFGEGYSEGQNPANGKPNVKICTQVKGPEPGYVATPIAMVQAALALLEDTAYLPKQGGVYSPGAAFSKTKLIERLNSRGVEFSVISQPEV